In Mycobacteriales bacterium, the genomic stretch CCTCGTCCGTCGGCGTCAAGTCCGGTCGAACGCGTTGGCGTCGCTTCGCGGGCATCCGGGTCGTGATCGCGCTGATCGTCCTGCTGCTTCTCCGGGTGCGCGCATTTCGCGGGCATGCGATGCATGATCCGTGGTTGGCGGGCGTCGGCGTTGCTCTGTTCGTCATGGGATTGACCCTCGCGATCTGGGCGCGGCTCTTCCTCGGTCGCAACTGGGGCGCTCCGATGTCGGAGAAGGACAACCCCGAACTCGTCACGACGGGTCCCTACCGCTGGATCCGAAACCCCATTTACTCGGGCCTCATCCTCGCCATGATCGGCACAGCCACCGCGGTGAGCGTCTCCTGGCTCGCGGTTGTCGCG encodes the following:
- a CDS encoding isoprenylcysteine carboxylmethyltransferase family protein; amino-acid sequence: MIALIVLLLLRVRAFRGHAMHDPWLAGVGVALFVMGLTLAIWARLFLGRNWGAPMSEKDNPELVTTGPYRWIRNPIYSGLILAMIGTATAVSVSWLAVVA